The DNA window TCCCCCTGCCGCTTTCATCCATCCTTTGCTCATGATTACTCCCAGGGTTTGCCGAGTCGCTAACTGGCCACCTTTGCGATGGGCTTCAATCAGAACTCGAGGGCGAGGCCCATGAAGAGCTCGCGCGGCTTGGAATACCAGTGCGGACGGTTCTCCCACGCGTCGGTCATCACGCCGCCGTAACGGGCCAACCCATAACCGGTGCGTCCGGTGCTGTCCCACACAATGTTCTCATTCTTGCGGTCCAGCAGATTGTAGGCTTTCAGGTAGAGGGTCAGGTACACCTTCTCCGCACCCATGCGCCAGGGGAATGTCTTGTAGGCATGCAAGTCGAACTTGACGATGGGAATCTTGCGACCACTGTTCTCGGTGGCGACGCGCACGATCTCGTTCGCTCCCATCGGCGTGTACGGATAACCACTCTCAAACCGACCGATGACGTTCACGCCCCAATTCCGGGGGCGAGCAACGTTACCGTTAATGCGAAGCGTATGGGGCTGGTCCCAATCCAGGTACACCACCTGCTTCAACGGCTCGATGGACAACCGGTAGTCGCGGCGGGTGCGCGTCGGATCGGACTCATTACCTTCGGCAACTTGGTAGGTGTAGTCCACCGAGGCTGAGAAGAAATTGGAGAAGCGTTTGTCCAACGTGAGAGTGACGCCCTTCACATGGCCAAAGTCGCGGTTGATGTAAAAGGCGTAGGCGTCGCCGCTGGCAAAGCGGTAGATGCGCTGACCCAACAGGTTGCGGATGTCGCGGAAATAGGCTTTCACATAGACTGCCACGTCCTCAGCCAGCTGCTGTTCGAAGCCCAGCTCGTAGCTGATGGTCTTCTGGGGCTTCAGGTCCGCATTGCCGATGTCGGTTTCGATGACTCCGGGTTTGACCTCAAAGTCCGGGTTGTGGTAAAGACGCGAATAGGGCGGAATCTGGAAGAAATGGCCGTAGGAGAAGAAGAGCTTCCCCTTGTCGGTAATCGGGTGGGCCAAGGAGAAGCGCGGGCTCAGTTGCGTCTTCACCGAGGCGGGCTTCAAAATCGGCTGCCCCTGCACGACCCAGCCAGTCAGGTAGTCGGCAGCAGGGTCGAAGTAGTCGAAGCGCAGCCCGATGTTGACCACCATGTCGGCCAGTTCGATCTTGTCCTGCACGTAGGCGGCCAGTTCCACAGGAAAATGGTGGTATTTATTGTTAAAGCGGCCGGCCGCATCGATAATGTCGCCGCGGATGCCGTTGCCGTTATCGTCCCCGGCGTCTGTCCACGCTCCATCCAAGTTGATGTCGGTGAAGGGCTCACCAGGGGTGTACAGGCCGTCGCCATTCTCATCGACGAACGGCTCCGCACGCTGGTCAACCAGCACGTCGTAGTCGTGCTGGTACAGGTCGTGGCGCTTCGCCTCCAGGCCCGCCTTCATTTCGTGAGCGCTGCCCAGTTGCGCGGTGATGTCGAACTTGCCCGACCAAGTGATGGCATTTTGCACCAAGCGGCTGTTCACCGTGCCGCCGGTGTAGAACTCATAGTTGGAGTCCTCTTTGTAGTAGCCGCTCCACACGTAGCGAGGGTCCCTGGGGTCCTCGTAGGCATAGTAGCGGTATTGGTTCCAAAAGTAGGACCCGACCACCGTGTAGAATGCCCTGCTGGAGAGCTGGTGGGTGAGCTTGAGGCTGTGGCGTTCGCCGCGCTCAAAGTGCTGCAACTGCCCCTCGACGATGAACTTGCGGCTATGGTCGTAGTTGCGCCAGCGATCGTTCTGGTAGAGGCCGGTGTATTCCAGCTTCATTCCAGGGGAGAGGAAATAGGAGAGCTTCGCCTGCATGTTTCTGCGCAGGGCCGGGTTCATGGCCACGATCTTCCCGTCGCCGGTGCGAATCGAATCGGCAAAGTCCGTGGGACTGTGCAACCGTATGCCGTAGAGGTAGCCGCTGTCATCAAGGTAGCGGCCGGAGAGGAAGAACGACAACTTCTTGCCCAAACCAGGCACCGGACCGCCGAAACTGAGCTCCAGCTCTTTGGTGTTCAAGGGGCGAAAGGCGTAGTGGTCGCGAATCTGCTTGTTGTACTCGATGGCATAGTCGGTGAGAATGTCCCCTGTCTGCAAAGAGAGAGCCCCCGTGTACGACTGCCGCCCCTCCTTAGTCTGGATGTTGATGACGCCAGAGAGGGCCTGTCCATACTCAGCGTTAAAAGAGCCGCTGATGATGGACAGCTCCTCGATGGCGTTAGTGGCCACCTGCAGTCCGAGCGTGTTGCTAAAGGGGTTGACGTTGGCGACTCCATCGACGAGATAGGCGATCTCATCGGCGCGGCCGCCACGGATGTGGATGGCGCCGTCGCGGTCGACCGAGACGCCCGCCTTGGTCTCCACCATCTGCTGGAAGGTCTCAACAGGCGCCGCGGCGATTTCGTCGGAGGTGACAACTGCAGCGCTGGCCGTGGCGTCCCGCTGGATCAGCGGCCGCTCGGCCACCACCGTCACCGTCTGCCCCAGGTCTAACACCGTCGGCGAAAGTTGAAAGTTGACCTCGGTGGTCAAGTCGGTCTTGACACGCACATTCTCCACTACCGACGTGGTATAGCCCATCATGGTGGCGCGAAGCTGGTAGGTTCCTGCTGGCACATTGAGGATGAAGTAGCGTCCTTCGGCGTCAGTTGCTGCCCCCATCATCGTCCCGTGCACGACCACGTTCGCACCAGGCAGAGGTTCCCCTGTCTGGCTGTCGCGCACGAGACCGGCGATCTTACCCGTGGTACCACTCCAGGCACCGGGGAGGATAGCGAGAAGCAGGAAGGCTACCACGAGAGCTCGGACCGTTCTCATGACCAAATCTCCTCTCGCTAGTGGCTCGAGGTGGCAATGCGCCACCTCTCTCAATCGTTGGCAGACATCACCTGGCGGCTCTGCCTCCTGAGCAGAAGAGAGGCACCTTTGACCAGGCTGATCATACGCCCGCAATATAAGGAATAGCATCGTTTTTGTCAAGACAAAAGTGCGGGCGCACGCGTTCCCCACAGCAATTCTCCCCGGGTCCACCGCGATCCCGCCCATGGATGGCGGAGACCAAAGAGCCCCCATTCCAGCGGAATGGTGTGAGGAGGAGTCTCCGGACCGGCATACCCACGCGCGGAGGTCGCCGTTCACCCCCTTGGCCGCCGTCCGCTGCAGGGGCCACGCTCTCCAGAGTTCCGGTACAACCAGGCCGGGGTAACCCATTGCCCAGTCTTGTCGACTCTGCTCGTGCGGGCATGAAGAAAAAACGCGGAGCCCCCTTCGCGTCGAGGGCTCCGCGTTCGTGAAAGGCGTGAACGGTTACCTTGCCAGAATCATGTTGCGGGTCAGGCTCAGCGACCCCATCTTCACGTGGCAGAGGTAGACCCCGCTGGGCAGGCTGCGACCGAGGTCGTCGGTGGCATCCCAGATCAGCTCATGGGAACCGGCAGGCTGCAGCTTGTTCTCCTGCAGGGTGCGCACCAACCTGCCGGTGCTGTCGTAGATTTTCACCGTCACATGCTCTGGCCGCGGCATTTCGTACACGATGGCCGTAGTGGGGTTGAACGGGTTCGGGTAGTTCTGGTGGAGCTTGAAGCTCTGCAGCACCGGGGCTCCAGGAATAATCTCCACGGCCGTGACGCCCTTGCCCTCGATGATCATGA is part of the Calditrichota bacterium genome and encodes:
- a CDS encoding TonB-dependent receptor — translated: MRTVRALVVAFLLLAILPGAWSGTTGKIAGLVRDSQTGEPLPGANVVVHGTMMGAATDAEGRYFILNVPAGTYQLRATMMGYTTSVVENVRVKTDLTTEVNFQLSPTVLDLGQTVTVVAERPLIQRDATASAAVVTSDEIAAAPVETFQQMVETKAGVSVDRDGAIHIRGGRADEIAYLVDGVANVNPFSNTLGLQVATNAIEELSIISGSFNAEYGQALSGVINIQTKEGRQSYTGALSLQTGDILTDYAIEYNKQIRDHYAFRPLNTKELELSFGGPVPGLGKKLSFFLSGRYLDDSGYLYGIRLHSPTDFADSIRTGDGKIVAMNPALRRNMQAKLSYFLSPGMKLEYTGLYQNDRWRNYDHSRKFIVEGQLQHFERGERHSLKLTHQLSSRAFYTVVGSYFWNQYRYYAYEDPRDPRYVWSGYYKEDSNYEFYTGGTVNSRLVQNAITWSGKFDITAQLGSAHEMKAGLEAKRHDLYQHDYDVLVDQRAEPFVDENGDGLYTPGEPFTDINLDGAWTDAGDDNGNGIRGDIIDAAGRFNNKYHHFPVELAAYVQDKIELADMVVNIGLRFDYFDPAADYLTGWVVQGQPILKPASVKTQLSPRFSLAHPITDKGKLFFSYGHFFQIPPYSRLYHNPDFEVKPGVIETDIGNADLKPQKTISYELGFEQQLAEDVAVYVKAYFRDIRNLLGQRIYRFASGDAYAFYINRDFGHVKGVTLTLDKRFSNFFSASVDYTYQVAEGNESDPTRTRRDYRLSIEPLKQVVYLDWDQPHTLRINGNVARPRNWGVNVIGRFESGYPYTPMGANEIVRVATENSGRKIPIVKFDLHAYKTFPWRMGAEKVYLTLYLKAYNLLDRKNENIVWDSTGRTGYGLARYGGVMTDAWENRPHWYSKPRELFMGLALEF